A window of Trueperaceae bacterium genomic DNA:
CGTTCGCGCTGCGCGAAGCGATCACCCGGAAGCACGCCCGCGAGAACGGCTGGGAGGCCGACCCGAGCCAGGTGATCGTGGGGACCGGCGGGAAGCAGGTCCTCTACGAGGCGATCCAAGCGATGATCGATCCCGGCGACGAAGTGATCCTCATCGCGCCGTACTGGGTGTCGTACCCCGCGCAGGTCGAGATCGCCGGAGGCGTCGTCGTGCCCGTCCACGCCCGCGCCGAGGACGGCTTCGTGCCCGACCCCGACGCGGTCGCCGCGGCGTTCACGGACAAGACCCGGCTCGTGATCCTCAACAGCCCCAGCAACCCCACCGGCGCGGTGTACCCCCGCGCGGTGGTGGAGGCCATCGCGGGCGTGGCCCGCGAGCACGGCGTGTGGTTGATCAGCGACGACCTGTACGAACACCTGATCTACGAGGGCGAATTCACGCCCGTCCAGCCGCTCTACCCCGAGGGCACCCTCACGGTGCACGGCGCGTCGAAGGGGTTCGCCCTCACCGGCTGGCGGATCGGCTGGGCGGTCGGCCCGACCCCGCTCGTGAAGGGCATGACGCGCCTCCAGGGCCAGATCACGAGCGGCGCGAACGCGCTCGCGCAACACGCGACCGTCGCGGCCCTCACCGAGGTCGAGAAGACCGAAGCGTTCCTGCGCGCGACCCGCGCGGCGTACGTGGAGCGCCGCCAGGTCCTCGTCGACGGCCTCAACCGCTTGGGCCTCCCGACGGCGATGCCGCACGGCGCCTTCTACGCCATGGCGGACCTCACGCCCCTCGACCCGGACGAGGGAACCGCCGCCCTCCGCCTCCTCGAGGAGGCGCACGTCGGCGTGGTCCCCGGCACCGACTTCGCGGCGCCCGGCTTCGCGCGCTTCAGTTACGCGACCAGCCTCGAGAAGATCGAGGAGGCGCTCGCGCGCATCGAACGGCTGATGGCCTGACGCGAGCGCGCGTCGGCTACCCTGGGGGCATGGCCACCCGCCCCGTCCACCTCACGAACCGGCGCGGCCGAACCCTCGCCGCGAAGCTCGAGACGCCCGACGCCGGACCGCCGCACGCCACGGCGCTCCTCGCCCACTGCTTCACGTGCGGCAAGGACCTCAAGGGCCTCGTGCGCCTCAGCCGCACCCTGAGCGACCACGGGTTCGCCGTGCTCCGCGTCGACTTCACCGGCCTCGGGGAAAGCGAAGGCGACGTCGGCGAAGCGGGGCTCGGCGGGGACGCCGACGACCTGCTCGACGCCGCCGCCTGGCTCGAGACCGAGATCGCCGCCCCCGCCCTCCTCGTCGGGCATTCGCTCGGGGGGCTCGCCGCGATCCTCGCCGCACCCCAGCTGCCCTCCCTCCGCGCGCTCGCCACGATCGGCGCGCCGTCGGAGCCCGCGCACGTCCTCGGTCTCGTCGCCGTCGACCCCGCCACCCTCGAGGCGGACGGGCGCGCGGAGACGACCCTCGCCGGCCGCACGTTCACGCTTCCGCGCCGCTTCTTCGACGACCTCGCCGCGCGCGACCCGCGCGCGGTCCTGCGCGACCTGCGCGTCCCCCTGCTCGTCCTGCACGCCGTCACCGACGCGATCGTCGGGGTGCGCCACGCCCAAGCGTTGTTCGAGGCGTCGCAGGACCCCCGCACGTCCTACGTCTCGCTCGGGCAGGCCGACCACCTGCTCTCCCGCGACGTGGACGCCCGCTTCGCGGGCCGCATGCTCGGGGCGTGGGCGGCCGGCCTCGTCGAGCGGGCCGGCGACCGCGTCGAGGCGCCCGCCCCCGCGACCGACGCCCCCCGCCTGCCCGAGCGCGTCTCGCGCGCGGTGACCGGCGCGGGGTACGCCACCGACGCGTGGGCGGGCGGCCACCCGCTCCGCGTCGACGAACCCGAGAAGGTGGGGGGGACCGACACCGGAGGGACGCCCGGCGACCTCGTCCGGACCGCCCTCGCCGCGTGCACCAGCATCACCCTCCGGATGTACGCCGACCGCAAGGGCTGGCCGCTGGACCGCATCGAGGTCGACGTCACGTCCAGCAGCGAACGCAAGGACGGCCAGGTCCACACCCACTACGAACGCCGCATCACCCTCGTCGGGGATCTCGACGACGACCAGCGGGCGCGCGCCATCGAGATCGCCGACCGGTGCCCCGTCCACCGGTCGCTCGAGGGCCCCACGACCATCGACACCGTCGAGGTCTGACCCGCCGCCCCCTCCGCGCGGTAGCCTCCCGGAATGCCCGCCGCGTCCCCCACCCCCTTCGGGTCCCGCCGTTTCCTCGGGTGGGACCCCGTCGCGGGGGGTGCGCTGTTGCAGCTGCTGCACATGTCGTTGTTCTTCTCCAGCTTCGGGGTGTACGTCGTCGCCTGGGAGGCGGACCTCGGCTGGACGCGGACGGCGACCGCCGCCGGCTTCGCCGCCATGACGGTCGTCAGCGGCGGCTTGGGGGTGCTGCTGGGGCGCCTCCTCGAAGCGGTCGGCGTCCGCCGCATCGTCGCGGCCGGCCTCGCCGCCCTCGTCGCGGGCCTGCTGGCGTTGTCGGTCGCCACGACCCTCGTGCACTTCTACGCCGCGATGGCGCTCGTCGGGCTCGGCCTCGCCATGTCGGGGTTCCTGCCCGTCACCGCCGCCGTCGTGCCGTGGTTCACGACGCGGCGCAGCACCGCGATGGCGGTGATGTCGCTGGGCCTCAGCGCCGGCGGGTTCCTCGTCCCGCTCGTCGCGACGTCGGTGGAGGAGCTCGGGTGGCGCGTCACGCTGCGCCTCTCCGCCGCCGCCGTCGTCGCCCTCGCCGGGCCGATCATCGTGACGATGCGGCGCCCGCCCGACGCGTACGGGCAACGCCCGCAGGGCCTCCGGGCCGATCCGGAGGCCGCGCCCGCCCCGCGTTCGTTCACCCTGGCCGAAGCGGTCCGCACGCCCGCCTTCTGGCTGTTGGCGGGCGGGCACGCCGCAGCGTTGTTGATCGTCAACGCCCTCAACGTCCACCTGGTGCCGCACCTCGTCGCCGGCGGCGGGTACGCCCTCACCGAAGCGGCGGCCGTCGTGACGCTCGTGACGATCGCGCTCGGGGTCGGGCAGCTGCTCGGGGGGCCGCTCGGGGATCGGTTCGACAAGCGCGGCCTCGCGACCCTCGCGATGCTCGGGCACGCCGTCGCCATCGCCCTCCTCGCCGTCCGGATCGGACCGGTCGTCGTGCCGGTCGCCGCGGTGCTGCACGGGGTGGCGTGGGGGGTGCGCGGCCCCCTCATGACGACGCTTCGCGCCGACTACTTCGGGCCGGCGCACTTCGCGTCGATCATGGGCGCGTCGATGACGCTCTTCCTCGCCGGGCAACTGATCGGGCCGGTGTTCGCCGGCGCGTTGGCCGACCTGGTGGGCGGCTACCGCACGCCGTTCGCGATCCTCGCGGCGGTCGGGGTCGCGGCGGCGTACGCGTTCCGGCGCGCCCACCCGCCGACCCCACCCGACGGGGCGATCCGCTAGCGTGCGCGCCCGCCGCTACGACCGCGAGATCCTGCACCTCGCCATCCCCGCGCTCGGGGCGCTCGCGGCGGACCCCCTCGTCAGCCTGATCGACACCGCCTTCGTGGGGCGCCTCGGGGCGCTCCCCCTCGCCGCGCTCGGGGTGAACGTCGCGTTGTTCAACCTCGCCTTCGTGCTGTTCAACTTCCTGGCCTACGGCACCACCCCGCGCATCGGCAAGGCGTTGGGGCGGGGCGACCGCGCGGCGGCGGGCCGCACCGTGACGGACGCGTTCGTCCTCGCGGCGGGCCTGGGCGTCGTCGTGCTGGCGCTCCTGCAACTCTTCGCGGTGCCCCTGCTCCGCCTCATGGGCGCCGAAGGCGCCCTGCTGGAGCCGGCGGAGACGTACCTCCGGATCCGCGTGCTGGCCGGCCCGGCGTTGTTGCTCATCACGGCGGCCAACGGCGCCTTCCGGGGCTTTCAGGACACCCGGACGCCGCTCGTCGTGACGACCGGCGTCGCGGCGGTGAACCTGGTGCTCGATCCGCTCTTCATCTTCGCCTTCGGGTGGGGCTTGGCGGGGGCGGCGTGGGCGACGGTGATCGCGCAGTGGGCCGGCGCCGCGGCGTTCCTGGCGTTGGTGTTCGGCCGGCTTCGCGGCGCCTGGCGCGTCCCGGTCGGCCTCCCGACGCTCCGCGCGCTGGTTCCCTTCCTCCGGGTCGGGTGGGCGCTGGCGATCCGGACGGCGGCGTTGATCGGGACGCTCACCGCGGCGACCGCCGTCGCGACCCGCGTCGGGGTCGTCGAGGTCGCCGCGCACCAGGTGGCGGCGCAGCTCTGGATGTTCCTGGCGTTGGTCGTCGACGCGCTCGCCATCGCCGCGCAGGCGCTCGTGGCGCGCTACGTCGGGGAGGGGAGGCCCGCGGACGCGCGCGCGGTCTCCGACCGCCTGTTGGCGATGGGGGTGGGGGTCGGCGTGGCGCTCGGGGTCGGGTTCTGGCTGCTGCGGGCGCCGCTCGCCGCGGCGTTCGCCGACGACCCCGCCGTCGTCGCGGCGATCGCGTCGGTCCTTCCCTTCGTCGCGGCGATGCAGCCGGTGAACGCGCTGGTGTTCGTGTGGGACGGGATCTTCATGGCGATCGAGGATTTCTCGTTCCTGGCCGTCGCGATGCTCCTCTCCGCCGCGGCGGGGGGCGCGGTGTTGGCCCTCGTCGGGCCGTTCGGGTGGGGCTTGGCGGGGGTCTGGTGGGGCATCACGGCGTTGATGGCGGCCCGCATCGTCGCGATGGCGTGGCGCTACCGGCCGGCGGGGGGCGCGTTTCGGCGGGCGGCCGAGCGCGTCACCTGAGCGCGGGACCGTTCGAGGGGGCGCGGGCGGCCCCCGGAGAGCGACGAACCCGTCGGTGAGGGATCGGACGTGACGTGGCTCCCGCATGGATGGAGTGTCCCTCGACGACGGCCTCGCATCGGCCGCACGACCGCAACGCTTCGTGCCGGACGCGGTCTGCGCCGCCGTTGCGGAGCGCAGGGTCGGTGGGCCGGGCGGCGATCCGGAAATCCACGTCCGAAACCTCGATCTGGAGCCGGATGCCCCCGTTACCCCCTGACCGGTCGAAGGGGTACTGGCGGCTCTGGAGCGAGGGTGTTTGCGACGCGGCGGCGCATCGCGGCGACGGTGCGCGAAGATCCGTGGGGACCGGTCGCGCGTCGAGGCGAGGATGCCCTCGCCGTGAGCCGGCCCTACGGCGTCGCGCGGCTCATGGAGCATGGGCTCGCCCACGCGCGCCGGATGCCGAATGGGCACCCAGGAACGTGCACGTAGGGGTCGGCGCGGGACGTGGACTCGCGTACGGAGGTGCCGTTGCACGTGGTGGGGAGGTGCCGGCGGGGATGTGGCGTCCTACGACGGCGTCCGTGGAGCGCGCATCGTGGTCGGAGGGCGGGGTGGGGGCGTGGGAGCGGACGCTTCCTTCGGGTGCGTACGAGGTGCGGGTGGGGAACGTGGGGGATGCCGTACGCACGCGGACCGAGAACGCCCCGAGGCACGTCACCGTCGAGGACCCGGCGCGTTCTTCTTCACGTCGAGCCGGACGTTCGGGCGCGACGGGCGGACCGACTCGAGGGGACGGCCTCCGCGACACCTTCGACGCGATCCCGGACGTCGTACGCGTAGGGGGCCGATGCGTCGTTCGCCGCGCCGGTCGACGACGACACGCGCGTCACGGCGCGGCTCGATTACGCGCGGGACGACGCGCACCGCCTCGGCATCGCCGTCGGTCTCGAGCGCACGTACNNNNNNNNNNNNNNNNNNNNNNNNNNNNNNNNNNNNNNNNNNNNNNNNNNNNNNNNNNNNNNNNNNNNNNNNNNNNNNNNNNNNNNNNNNNNNNNNNNNNCACGAGAGGGAGGGATTCGCATGACCACGCAAGCCGCATCGCCCCGCCACTACCCCGAACCGAACGTCACGAAGTTCCTGTTCGCCTCGAAAGCCATGGCACCCTTCTGGGCGGTCGTCCGCATCTACGTCGGGTGGACGTGGCTCACCGCCGGATGGGGCAAGGTCTTCGGGGGCGGCTGGGTCGGCCCCGAGGCCGGCGGCGCCGTGTCGGGATACCTCCAGGGCGCCCTGGCGCGCGCCGGTGGGGAGCAACCCTCGGTGACCGGCTGGTACGCCTGGATGATCGAGAACCTCTTCCTGCCCAACGCGGCGTTGATGAGTCACCTGGTCGCGCTTGGGGAGGTCGCCGTCGGCCTCGCGCTGATCGTGGGGTTCCTGACCGGCATCAGCGCGTTCTTCGGTGGGATGATGAACGTCGCGTTCCTTCTCGCCGGCACGCTCTCCAGCAACCCCGTCATGTTCATCCTCGCCACCTGGCTGGTGCTCGCCTGGCGCGTCGCCGGCTACTACGGCCTGGACTACTGGGTGTTGCCCCGCATCGGCGCGCCCCGGGGGGACTTCGGCCGCGACGGCGGGGACGACGCACCGTCCGCCCCCGCCGGCACCCCCTGACCTCGGCCCCCGCCCAGGCGAGGCGCGCCCCCGACCGACGGTCGGGGGCGCGCCTGGGTCGCGGGACACCCCGGGGTGGGACGGCGCCGCGCGACGGTCGCCGGGGTACCCTCCCAGGCATGCATCGCCACCGTGTGTCCGCGCTCCGCGGGTCCCGACCCGCCCGACGCCCGTGCGCCTGACCGGCGCGCGCGCCCTGATCACCGGCGGGTCGCGCGGCATCGGCCGCGCCACCGCCGAACGCTTCGCGGCGGAGGGGGCGCGCGTCGCGATCCTCTACCGCGCCAACGACGACGCCGCCCGCGCCGCCCTGGACGCCCTACCCCCCGTCCCGGACGGTCCGCACGTCCTCGTCCGGGCCGACGTCGCCGACCCCGACGCCGCGCCCCGCGCCGTCGACGAGGCCGCCGACGTCCTCGGAGGCCTCGACGTCCTCGTCAACAACGCCGGCGTCGGGGGGCGCCACCGGATCGACGAGGACGGCTACGACGCCTGGCGCGCCGCGTGGGAGCGGATCCTCGCCGTCAACCTGGTGGGCGCCGCCCACGTCGCCTACGCCGCCGGCCGCCACATGATCGACGGGGGTGGGGGGCGGATGGTGTTCGTCTCCAGTCGCGGCGCGTTTCGCGGGGAACCCGACCAGCCTGCCTACGGCGCCAGCAAGGCCGGCCTCAACGCCCTTGCGCAGAGCCTCGCGCAGCAGCTCGCGCCGCACGGCGTGTTCGTCGGGGTCGTCGCGCCCGGTTTCGTCGAGACCGACCTCGCCGCCGACCGCCTCGCCGGACCGGCCGGCGACGCGATCCGGGCGCAGAGCCCCCTCGGTCGGGTGGCGCGCCCCGAGGACGTCGCGCACGCCGCCCTGTTCTTCGCCGACCCGGAAAGCGCCTTCACGACCGGTTCGATCCTCGACGTCAACGGCGCGTCGTACCTGCGTTCGTGACGCCCGCCGCCGTGCGGGGGGTCGCCGCGTTCGGGGCGGTCGTCATCTCGTTCAGCGCGATCCTGTTCGCCCTCTCCGGGCAGAGCCCCGCCACGAACGCCTTCTTCCGACCCGCCTACGGTTGGCCGTTCCTCGTCGCCTGGGCGTGGCTCCGTCCCGCGACCCCGGGCCGCCCGCGTCGCGAGCGCCTTCTGGCGACGCTCGCCGGCGGCCTGATGGGTCTCGCGTTCCTGGAGTGGACCCTCGCCATCGACGCGATCGGTGCGGGCCTCGCGACGGTCCTCGGCAACACCCAGGTCGTGTTCGTCGGGCTCGCCGCCTGGGCCTGGCAGGGCGAACGCCCGACCCGCGCCGCGTTCGTCGCGGTCGGTCTCGTGCTGGTGGGCGCCACCGCCACCAGCGGCCTGGGTGGGGCGGCGACGTTCGGGGACGCCCCGTGGCGCGGGGTGGCGTGGGGGCTGACGAACGGCGTGACGTACGCCGCGTTCCTCCTCGCCTTCCGGGCGCTCAACACCCGCGCCGGGGCACCGGCCGGGATGCTCGCCGACGCGACGTTCGGGGCGGCGCTCGTGACGCTCGCCTCCGGTCTGGCCCTCGATCCCGGCTTCGACCTCACGCCGTCCTGGCCGGCGCACGTCTGGCTCGTCCTCGCCGGCGTGGGTCCGCAGGCGGTCGGCTGGATGGCGATCCTGTACGCCCTCCCCCGCCTCCCGGCGTTGGAGACGTCGGTGATCCTCCTCATGCAGCCGGTCCTCACGGTCCTCTGGGCCTGGCTGCTGCTCGCCGAGACCCCCTCCCCGGTCCAGGGGGCGGGGGTGGCGGCGGTCCTGGCCGGCGTCGCCATCGCCTCCCGGGCGGGCACCGTCCGCGGCGCGAAGGCCGCGCGGTAGCATGCGATCCATGCGACGCGACGTCCCCCCCGACCTCGCCGCCCTCGACGGGCACGCCCTCCTCCCGAGGGTCCTGCACGACGTCGAGACGCCGGACGCCGCCACC
This region includes:
- a CDS encoding SDR family oxidoreductase; the protein is MRLTGARALITGGSRGIGRATAERFAAEGARVAILYRANDDAARAALDALPPVPDGPHVLVRADVADPDAAPRAVDEAADVLGGLDVLVNNAGVGGRHRIDEDGYDAWRAAWERILAVNLVGAAHVAYAAGRHMIDGGGGRMVFVSSRGAFRGEPDQPAYGASKAGLNALAQSLAQQLAPHGVFVGVVAPGFVETDLAADRLAGPAGDAIRAQSPLGRVARPEDVAHAALFFADPESAFTTGSILDVNGASYLRS
- a CDS encoding MFS transporter; its protein translation is MPAASPTPFGSRRFLGWDPVAGGALLQLLHMSLFFSSFGVYVVAWEADLGWTRTATAAGFAAMTVVSGGLGVLLGRLLEAVGVRRIVAAGLAALVAGLLALSVATTLVHFYAAMALVGLGLAMSGFLPVTAAVVPWFTTRRSTAMAVMSLGLSAGGFLVPLVATSVEELGWRVTLRLSAAAVVALAGPIIVTMRRPPDAYGQRPQGLRADPEAAPAPRSFTLAEAVRTPAFWLLAGGHAAALLIVNALNVHLVPHLVAGGGYALTEAAAVVTLVTIALGVGQLLGGPLGDRFDKRGLATLAMLGHAVAIALLAVRIGPVVVPVAAVLHGVAWGVRGPLMTTLRADYFGPAHFASIMGASMTLFLAGQLIGPVFAGALADLVGGYRTPFAILAAVGVAAAYAFRRAHPPTPPDGAIR
- a CDS encoding MATE family efflux transporter produces the protein MRARRYDREILHLAIPALGALAADPLVSLIDTAFVGRLGALPLAALGVNVALFNLAFVLFNFLAYGTTPRIGKALGRGDRAAAGRTVTDAFVLAAGLGVVVLALLQLFAVPLLRLMGAEGALLEPAETYLRIRVLAGPALLLITAANGAFRGFQDTRTPLVVTTGVAAVNLVLDPLFIFAFGWGLAGAAWATVIAQWAGAAAFLALVFGRLRGAWRVPVGLPTLRALVPFLRVGWALAIRTAALIGTLTAATAVATRVGVVEVAAHQVAAQLWMFLALVVDALAIAAQALVARYVGEGRPADARAVSDRLLAMGVGVGVALGVGFWLLRAPLAAAFADDPAVVAAIASVLPFVAAMQPVNALVFVWDGIFMAIEDFSFLAVAMLLSAAAGGAVLALVGPFGWGLAGVWWGITALMAARIVAMAWRYRPAGGAFRRAAERVT
- a CDS encoding pyridoxal phosphate-dependent aminotransferase, which produces MPSPSRRIDAVRASSTVAFNTKAGEMKRQGVDVIAMTAGEPDAQPPAHVLDAARDAIRLGLTKYTPAEGSFALREAITRKHARENGWEADPSQVIVGTGGKQVLYEAIQAMIDPGDEVILIAPYWVSYPAQVEIAGGVVVPVHARAEDGFVPDPDAVAAAFTDKTRLVILNSPSNPTGAVYPRAVVEAIAGVAREHGVWLISDDLYEHLIYEGEFTPVQPLYPEGTLTVHGASKGFALTGWRIGWAVGPTPLVKGMTRLQGQITSGANALAQHATVAALTEVEKTEAFLRATRAAYVERRQVLVDGLNRLGLPTAMPHGAFYAMADLTPLDPDEGTAALRLLEEAHVGVVPGTDFAAPGFARFSYATSLEKIEEALARIERLMA
- a CDS encoding bifunctional alpha/beta hydrolase/OsmC family protein — protein: MATRPVHLTNRRGRTLAAKLETPDAGPPHATALLAHCFTCGKDLKGLVRLSRTLSDHGFAVLRVDFTGLGESEGDVGEAGLGGDADDLLDAAAWLETEIAAPALLVGHSLGGLAAILAAPQLPSLRALATIGAPSEPAHVLGLVAVDPATLEADGRAETTLAGRTFTLPRRFFDDLAARDPRAVLRDLRVPLLVLHAVTDAIVGVRHAQALFEASQDPRTSYVSLGQADHLLSRDVDARFAGRMLGAWAAGLVERAGDRVEAPAPATDAPRLPERVSRAVTGAGYATDAWAGGHPLRVDEPEKVGGTDTGGTPGDLVRTALAACTSITLRMYADRKGWPLDRIEVDVTSSSERKDGQVHTHYERRITLVGDLDDDQRARAIEIADRCPVHRSLEGPTTIDTVEV
- a CDS encoding DMT family transporter, which encodes MTPAAVRGVAAFGAVVISFSAILFALSGQSPATNAFFRPAYGWPFLVAWAWLRPATPGRPRRERLLATLAGGLMGLAFLEWTLAIDAIGAGLATVLGNTQVVFVGLAAWAWQGERPTRAAFVAVGLVLVGATATSGLGGAATFGDAPWRGVAWGLTNGVTYAAFLLAFRALNTRAGAPAGMLADATFGAALVTLASGLALDPGFDLTPSWPAHVWLVLAGVGPQAVGWMAILYALPRLPALETSVILLMQPVLTVLWAWLLLAETPSPVQGAGVAAVLAGVAIASRAGTVRGAKAAR
- a CDS encoding TQO small subunit DoxD, which gives rise to MTTQAASPRHYPEPNVTKFLFASKAMAPFWAVVRIYVGWTWLTAGWGKVFGGGWVGPEAGGAVSGYLQGALARAGGEQPSVTGWYAWMIENLFLPNAALMSHLVALGEVAVGLALIVGFLTGISAFFGGMMNVAFLLAGTLSSNPVMFILATWLVLAWRVAGYYGLDYWVLPRIGAPRGDFGRDGGDDAPSAPAGTP